In Exiguobacterium sibiricum 7-3, a genomic segment contains:
- a CDS encoding F0F1 ATP synthase subunit delta, translating into MRDHVAGRYAKALFDLALEHHVLEQAEADVRTLGEVLHATPELASVLENPSISAEELKQVLQTSFTGFNTIVLNTILVMVENDRASEVLSLPEHFIALLNEHRNVATAIVTSAYKLSDEELTNVKETFGQKSGKTLEVENVVDTNVIGGLRVQIGYTTYDGTIETKLTRLERELLKA; encoded by the coding sequence ATGCGTGACCACGTAGCGGGACGCTACGCAAAAGCGCTCTTCGATCTTGCACTTGAGCACCATGTGCTCGAACAAGCAGAAGCTGATGTGCGAACGCTCGGCGAAGTGCTCCACGCAACACCAGAGCTCGCATCGGTTTTAGAAAACCCGTCGATTTCTGCAGAAGAGCTGAAGCAAGTCCTTCAGACGAGCTTCACAGGCTTCAATACGATTGTCTTGAATACGATCCTCGTCATGGTCGAAAACGACCGGGCATCGGAAGTATTGTCATTGCCGGAGCATTTCATCGCGTTGTTGAATGAGCACCGTAACGTTGCGACAGCAATCGTGACAAGTGCATACAAACTGTCAGACGAAGAACTCACGAACGTGAAGGAAACGTTTGGCCAAAAATCAGGTAAAACGCTTGAAGTAGAAAATGTTGTTGATACGAACGTAATCGGCGGACTTCGTGTTCAAATCGGTTACACGACATATGATGGCACGATCGAAACGAAACTAACGCGACTTGAGCGTGAGCTGTTAAAAGCGTAA
- a CDS encoding ATP synthase subunit I, whose amino-acid sequence MNIILQDALYRAYLRWFGLYYGILAVLLLVGYPSDPVIYGLALGGAGSFMILTLQRLSVDRMYRVIERGRKPMSRGTVSRMAVAVLCVMIGLKYEAELSLTAVVIGLLAGHVIQFCEYFTHELKREKR is encoded by the coding sequence ATGAATATCATCCTTCAAGATGCGTTGTATCGTGCGTACTTAAGATGGTTCGGACTCTATTATGGAATCCTTGCCGTTCTGTTACTTGTCGGTTATCCGAGTGATCCGGTGATTTATGGACTGGCACTGGGTGGGGCAGGTAGCTTCATGATCTTGACGCTTCAACGATTAAGCGTCGATCGAATGTATCGTGTAATCGAGCGTGGGCGCAAGCCGATGTCTCGAGGGACCGTATCACGCATGGCGGTCGCGGTACTCTGTGTGATGATCGGCTTGAAGTATGAAGCCGAATTGTCATTAACTGCGGTGGTAATAGGCCTTCTCGCCGGCCACGTCATACAATTTTGTGAGTATTTTACTCACGAACTTAAGCGGGAAAAGAGGTGA
- a CDS encoding F0F1 ATP synthase subunit epsilon — MNTLHVNIVTPDGEVYDGDVRMVVAKTISGEIGVLPHHVPLVTPLDISILKLRHEDGGRTLIAISGGFMEVRQDTVTVLAETAEAADKVDYDRASAAKVRAERRLQDTKLSDLEFKRAELSLKRAINRLNLKEYGRD; from the coding sequence ATGAACACACTTCATGTCAATATCGTCACCCCGGATGGCGAAGTGTATGATGGCGATGTCCGTATGGTCGTTGCGAAAACGATATCTGGTGAAATCGGGGTTCTCCCGCACCACGTACCGCTCGTAACACCACTCGACATCAGCATCTTGAAGTTGCGCCACGAAGATGGCGGACGCACGTTGATCGCTATCAGCGGTGGCTTTATGGAAGTGCGCCAGGATACAGTGACAGTTCTTGCTGAAACGGCTGAAGCAGCAGACAAGGTCGATTACGACCGTGCGTCGGCTGCGAAAGTCCGGGCAGAACGTCGCCTCCAGGACACGAAATTATCAGACCTTGAGTTCAAACGCGCTGAGCTTTCATTGAAACGCGCAATTAACCGTCTCAACCTAAAAGAGTACGGTCGCGATTGA
- the atpF gene encoding F0F1 ATP synthase subunit B, protein MNLTYLAAEAGGESSHLLLANMIVTIVVFLLLLILLKKFAWGPLVNMMKAREEHVASEINSAEKSRKDAEVYVEQQQAELNKARTEARDLLEASRRQAEAEQARAMEQARLETEMSKEEARRAIERERAEAQAALKNDVALQAIAAARHVMKTQLATDEAAQKALVDQFLADTKGTN, encoded by the coding sequence ATGAATCTAACGTATCTTGCGGCAGAAGCAGGCGGCGAAAGTAGTCACCTCTTACTTGCTAACATGATCGTCACGATCGTCGTTTTCCTCTTGCTCCTCATCCTCTTGAAGAAATTCGCATGGGGCCCGCTCGTCAACATGATGAAAGCGCGGGAAGAGCATGTGGCTAGCGAGATCAATTCGGCTGAAAAAAGCCGGAAAGACGCTGAAGTCTACGTAGAACAACAACAAGCAGAACTCAACAAGGCACGTACGGAAGCACGTGACCTGTTAGAAGCATCACGCCGTCAAGCCGAGGCAGAACAAGCACGTGCGATGGAGCAGGCACGTCTTGAAACAGAAATGAGCAAGGAAGAAGCTCGCCGTGCAATCGAACGTGAACGCGCTGAAGCACAAGCTGCTTTGAAGAACGATGTTGCTCTTCAAGCAATCGCTGCAGCACGCCATGTCATGAAAACACAGCTTGCGACAGACGAAGCGGCTCAAAAAGCACTCGTCGACCAATTCCTTGCTGACACTAAGGGCACGAACTAA
- the atpG gene encoding ATP synthase F1 subunit gamma has translation MASLREIQMRINSTKSTKQITKAMNMVSASKLNRAQAHSAKFQPYMLKMQEVLGTIANGTTGASHPMLEKRPVKKTGYIVITSDRGLAGAYNANVLREVYREINEKHTTDSYVLFVVGKVGVQFFRSRGITVTDAITGLNDSPSYVDVAEIVKRTVSAFTLGEIDELKLCYNHFMSVISQEVKVETLLPLGEIEASSSTTYEYEPSEEQILAELLPRYAESLIFGALLDAKVAEHASRMTAMQSATDNADDLIGRLTLVYNRARQAAITQEITEIVSGAAAQQ, from the coding sequence ATGGCATCGTTGCGCGAGATACAAATGCGGATCAACTCGACGAAAAGTACGAAACAGATCACGAAAGCGATGAACATGGTTTCGGCGTCGAAACTGAACCGCGCTCAAGCACATAGCGCGAAGTTCCAGCCTTACATGCTGAAAATGCAGGAAGTGCTCGGAACCATTGCGAATGGCACGACAGGTGCTAGCCATCCGATGCTCGAAAAACGTCCTGTCAAAAAGACAGGCTATATCGTCATCACATCGGATCGCGGCTTAGCTGGTGCATATAACGCCAACGTGCTGCGTGAAGTCTACCGGGAAATCAATGAAAAGCATACTACGGACAGTTACGTCTTGTTCGTGGTCGGTAAAGTCGGTGTCCAGTTCTTCCGTTCACGCGGAATTACGGTCACGGATGCGATCACAGGACTAAACGATTCTCCTTCGTATGTCGATGTCGCAGAAATCGTGAAGCGTACAGTGAGTGCGTTCACGCTCGGCGAAATCGACGAACTCAAGCTGTGCTACAACCACTTCATGTCTGTCATCAGCCAGGAAGTGAAAGTCGAAACCCTTCTCCCGCTCGGAGAAATCGAAGCTTCGTCTTCGACGACTTATGAGTACGAGCCAAGCGAGGAACAAATCCTGGCTGAACTCCTTCCGCGTTATGCGGAGAGCTTGATTTTCGGTGCGCTTCTTGACGCGAAAGTAGCAGAACATGCGTCACGTATGACAGCAATGCAAAGTGCGACAGATAACGCAGATGACTTGATCGGTCGATTGACTCTCGTCTACAACCGGGCTCGACAAGCTGCAATCACGCAAGAAATCACAGAGATCGTCAGTGGAGCCGCTGCCCAGCAGTAA
- a CDS encoding AtpZ/AtpI family protein: MRQKGLATSMVMASQISTALAAPIVIGFLVGNYGEQQDWWQKMGATFAVFIGIFIGILCMIAMIRHLLGDKT, from the coding sequence GTGCGCCAAAAAGGGCTCGCGACGAGTATGGTCATGGCCTCGCAAATTTCGACGGCACTAGCCGCACCGATCGTCATCGGCTTTCTTGTTGGGAACTATGGGGAACAGCAGGACTGGTGGCAAAAGATGGGCGCGACGTTTGCAGTGTTCATCGGGATTTTCATCGGAATTCTCTGCATGATCGCAATGATCAGGCACTTGTTAGGAGACAAGACATGA
- the atpA gene encoding F0F1 ATP synthase subunit alpha yields MSIRAEEISALLKARIAQYGSTMEVNETGTVIQIGDGIARAHGLDNVMSGELVEFANGTMGLAQNLEEGNVGIIILGDYLEIKEGDSVRRTGRIMEVPTGDALLGRVVNPLGMPIDGLGPIETEHYNPIERKASGVMARKSVHEPLQTGIKAIDALVPIGRGQRELIIGDRQTGKTSIAIDTIINQKEENMICIYVAIGQKESTVRGVVETLRKNGALDYTIVVSAAASQPAPLLYLAPFAGVAMGEHFMDLGKHVLVIYDDLSKQAAAYRELSLLLKRPPGREAYPGDVFYLHSRLLERAAKLNDGLGAGSLTALPFIETQASDISAYIPTNVISITDGQIFLQSDLFFSGVRPAINPGLSVSRVGGSAQVKAMKKVAGTLRLDLASYRELEAFSQFGSDLDKATQSKLNRGERTVEVLKQDLNQPLTVDKQVIIIYALTRGHLDDVAVSDIRRFEKELNLWLDQNRKQLCDEIRKTGNLPADEELVTAISEFKKTFQPTV; encoded by the coding sequence ATGAGCATTAGAGCTGAAGAAATCAGCGCCCTGCTTAAAGCGCGTATCGCGCAGTACGGTTCTACGATGGAAGTGAACGAGACAGGTACAGTTATCCAAATCGGTGATGGTATCGCTCGTGCACACGGACTCGACAACGTCATGTCGGGAGAGCTCGTAGAATTCGCTAACGGCACAATGGGCTTGGCGCAAAACTTAGAAGAAGGCAACGTCGGTATCATCATTCTTGGTGACTACCTTGAAATCAAAGAAGGCGACTCTGTTCGCCGTACGGGCCGCATCATGGAAGTACCAACAGGAGACGCGCTCCTCGGACGTGTCGTCAACCCACTCGGTATGCCAATCGATGGTCTTGGTCCAATCGAAACGGAACACTATAACCCGATTGAGCGTAAAGCTTCTGGTGTTATGGCACGTAAATCGGTTCACGAACCACTTCAGACGGGAATCAAGGCAATCGATGCCCTCGTTCCAATCGGTCGTGGACAACGTGAGTTGATCATCGGTGACCGTCAGACGGGTAAAACGTCGATCGCCATCGATACGATCATCAACCAAAAAGAAGAAAACATGATTTGTATCTACGTCGCAATCGGACAAAAAGAATCAACGGTCCGTGGTGTTGTTGAAACACTCCGTAAAAACGGTGCACTTGATTACACGATCGTCGTTTCGGCAGCAGCTTCACAGCCGGCGCCACTTCTTTACCTCGCACCATTCGCTGGTGTAGCGATGGGTGAACACTTCATGGATCTCGGCAAGCACGTTCTTGTCATCTATGATGATCTTTCGAAACAAGCAGCGGCATACCGTGAGCTTTCGCTTCTTCTGAAGCGTCCACCAGGCCGCGAAGCCTACCCGGGTGATGTCTTCTACCTTCACTCACGTCTCCTTGAGCGTGCGGCGAAATTGAACGACGGACTTGGCGCAGGTAGCTTAACAGCCCTTCCGTTCATCGAGACACAAGCGTCGGATATCTCGGCTTACATCCCGACAAACGTTATCTCGATCACGGATGGTCAAATCTTCCTTCAATCGGATCTCTTCTTCTCAGGTGTCCGTCCAGCGATCAACCCGGGTCTCTCGGTATCGCGTGTAGGTGGTTCGGCTCAAGTGAAAGCGATGAAGAAGGTAGCGGGTACGCTCCGTCTTGACCTCGCTTCTTACCGTGAGCTAGAAGCCTTTTCACAGTTCGGATCTGACCTTGATAAAGCGACACAATCGAAGCTTAACCGTGGTGAGCGGACAGTAGAGGTTCTGAAACAGGATCTCAACCAACCGTTGACTGTCGATAAGCAAGTCATCATCATCTATGCCTTGACTCGTGGTCACCTTGATGATGTTGCCGTTTCAGATATTCGTCGTTTTGAAAAGGAACTCAACCTTTGGCTCGATCAAAACCGCAAACAACTTTGCGATGAGATCCGTAAAACAGGTAACCTTCCAGCTGACGAAGAACTCGTTACTGCAATCTCAGAATTTAAGAAAACGTTCCAACCGACAGTCTAA
- a CDS encoding pentapeptide repeat-containing protein, producing the protein METERFRVQCGDCFGLCCTALAFSASSDFGHDKPEATPCRNLDTDYRCRIHDRLRPNGYKGCTVYDCFGAGQQISQVTFKGIYDETTKPAMYTLYPKMVHLQEMMWYLTDGIRPVTRTIHPLLEGKLAELDALTRSSPDKLAALDLDQVRASLLPLLAQIEELVQTPFAAGKGRRTLPRDWIGKNLAGQDFSGLSVRGQFLLAANLSNSRLRGVNFLGADLRDCQLAGADLTDALFLTQAQVNAAQGDAKTRLPERLLRPSHWT; encoded by the coding sequence ATGGAAACCGAACGCTTTCGTGTTCAGTGCGGGGATTGCTTCGGACTCTGTTGCACGGCCCTTGCGTTTTCCGCCTCAAGCGATTTTGGTCACGACAAACCGGAAGCGACGCCTTGCCGGAATTTAGATACGGATTACCGCTGCCGGATTCACGACCGGTTGCGCCCGAACGGATATAAAGGATGCACTGTCTACGACTGCTTCGGTGCCGGTCAACAGATTTCGCAAGTGACATTCAAAGGTATCTACGATGAAACGACGAAACCCGCCATGTATACGCTCTATCCAAAAATGGTCCACTTGCAGGAAATGATGTGGTACCTGACGGACGGTATCCGACCAGTCACCCGGACCATTCATCCTTTGCTCGAGGGCAAGCTGGCTGAACTCGATGCTCTGACCCGCTCTTCTCCGGACAAACTGGCGGCACTCGATCTCGATCAAGTACGGGCAAGCTTGTTACCGCTTCTTGCCCAAATCGAAGAACTGGTTCAAACGCCATTTGCCGCCGGAAAAGGCAGACGTACGCTTCCTCGCGACTGGATCGGGAAAAATCTTGCCGGACAGGACTTCTCCGGCTTAAGCGTCCGCGGCCAGTTTTTGCTCGCGGCAAACTTATCGAACAGCCGGTTGCGCGGCGTCAACTTCCTCGGTGCCGACCTGCGTGACTGTCAGTTAGCTGGAGCTGATTTGACCGATGCGTTGTTTTTGACGCAGGCACAGGTCAATGCGGCACAAGGCGACGCCAAGACACGTCTGCCGGAACGGCTGCTCCGTCCGTCGCACTGGACGTAA
- the atpB gene encoding F0F1 ATP synthase subunit A, which yields MNHEMPLYEIPLWGDFVLYGSWTNLITVLIAAALVFLIAVAGTRRLVMKPTGAQNVMEMFLEFVRGIISSTMDWKTGGRFLTFGMTLFLFIIVSNLMGLPFNVVTGHYIWFNSPTADPYVTLALSSMVVVMSHYYGVKMRGFGSYAKTFMTPMFIITIIEEFANTLTLGLRLYGNIFAGEIMIGIILSIGIISGTNDFQFLGPVGVILSAIPMLIWQGFSLFIGAIQAYIFLILTMVYIGHKAAHDH from the coding sequence ATGAACCACGAAATGCCACTTTACGAAATCCCACTCTGGGGCGACTTCGTTCTGTACGGTAGCTGGACAAACTTGATCACAGTGCTGATTGCAGCTGCTCTCGTTTTCCTGATTGCCGTGGCCGGTACGCGACGTCTTGTGATGAAGCCAACCGGTGCTCAAAACGTGATGGAAATGTTCCTCGAGTTCGTTCGCGGAATCATCAGCAGCACGATGGACTGGAAAACAGGGGGTCGCTTCCTAACTTTCGGAATGACACTGTTCCTCTTCATCATCGTGTCCAACTTAATGGGTCTTCCCTTTAACGTTGTGACGGGTCACTACATTTGGTTCAACTCACCAACTGCAGATCCGTATGTGACACTTGCACTTTCATCTATGGTAGTGGTCATGAGCCATTATTACGGTGTGAAAATGCGCGGCTTCGGCTCGTATGCGAAAACGTTTATGACGCCGATGTTCATTATTACCATCATCGAGGAGTTCGCAAACACGTTGACACTTGGTCTTCGTCTTTACGGTAACATCTTCGCGGGTGAGATCATGATTGGTATCATTCTCTCGATCGGTATCATCTCTGGAACGAACGATTTCCAATTCCTCGGACCAGTCGGTGTCATCCTGTCAGCGATCCCAATGTTGATCTGGCAAGGATTCTCACTCTTCATCGGAGCAATCCAAGCGTATATCTTCCTTATCTTAACGATGGTTTACATCGGGCATAAGGCAGCGCACGACCATTAA
- a CDS encoding DUF1146 family protein has translation MTSIGLSALISMLVYLTAIVFAWWALLPVKWEKFLQHPKGPQAVVLRVLLAVALGSLIARFLLDYSGFAQRLQFLVG, from the coding sequence GTGACGTCAATCGGTTTAAGTGCATTAATCAGTATGCTCGTCTATTTAACGGCGATTGTCTTTGCCTGGTGGGCACTCCTTCCGGTCAAATGGGAGAAGTTCCTGCAACATCCGAAAGGACCACAGGCGGTTGTCTTACGCGTGTTGCTTGCCGTGGCGCTCGGTTCGCTGATTGCCCGCTTTTTGCTCGATTATTCAGGATTCGCACAGCGTCTCCAGTTCTTAGTCGGGTGA
- the atpD gene encoding F0F1 ATP synthase subunit beta, which yields MNELGLKGRVVAVMGPVIDVKFDGHLPKIYNALRIQYTPQTVEEVAIDLTLEVALHLGDDVVRTIAMDSTDGVRRGVEVLDTGAPISVPVGEATLGRVFNVLGNPIDEKELDASVERLPIHKKAPTFDNLSTKVEILETGIKVVDLLAPYIKGGKIGLFGGAGVGKTVLIQELINNIAQEHSGISVFAGVGERTREGNDLYHEMTDSGVIKQTAMVFGQMNEPPGARLRVALTGLTMAEYFRDEQGQDVLLFVDNIFRYTQAGSEVSALLGRMPSAVGYQPTLATEMGMLQERITSTNKGSVTSIQAVYVPADDYTDPAPATTFAHLDATTNLERRLSEMGIYPAVDPLASTSRALSPEIVGEEHYGIARQVQETLQRYKELQDIIAILGMDELSEEDKLTVHRARRIQFFLSQNFHVAEQFTGQKGSYVPVKDTIRGFKEILDGKHDDLTEEAFRLVGPIEDAIEKAKTLV from the coding sequence ATGAACGAACTCGGTTTAAAAGGCCGCGTCGTCGCGGTCATGGGACCTGTCATCGACGTTAAGTTCGACGGACACTTGCCGAAGATCTACAACGCGCTTCGTATTCAATATACGCCGCAAACAGTAGAAGAAGTGGCTATCGACTTGACGCTTGAGGTCGCCTTGCACCTTGGTGACGATGTCGTCCGTACCATTGCGATGGATTCTACGGATGGTGTACGCCGTGGAGTGGAAGTACTGGACACTGGTGCTCCAATCTCGGTACCTGTCGGAGAAGCAACGCTTGGTCGCGTCTTCAACGTACTCGGTAACCCAATTGATGAAAAAGAACTCGATGCAAGCGTGGAACGTCTTCCGATCCACAAAAAAGCACCGACGTTTGATAACCTTTCAACGAAAGTTGAAATCCTCGAAACAGGAATTAAAGTCGTTGACTTACTCGCTCCTTACATCAAGGGTGGTAAGATCGGTCTCTTCGGTGGTGCCGGTGTAGGTAAGACCGTCCTCATCCAGGAATTGATCAACAACATCGCGCAAGAGCACAGCGGTATCTCGGTATTCGCAGGTGTTGGTGAGCGGACGCGTGAAGGTAATGACTTGTACCACGAGATGACGGATTCAGGCGTTATCAAACAAACAGCGATGGTCTTCGGTCAGATGAACGAGCCGCCGGGCGCACGTCTTCGTGTTGCCTTGACTGGTTTGACAATGGCGGAATACTTCCGTGATGAGCAGGGACAAGACGTTCTTCTCTTCGTTGATAACATCTTCCGTTACACACAAGCAGGTTCAGAAGTATCGGCCCTTCTCGGCCGTATGCCATCTGCCGTTGGTTACCAGCCGACACTTGCTACAGAGATGGGTATGCTTCAAGAGCGTATCACGTCAACAAACAAAGGTTCGGTTACATCGATCCAAGCGGTTTATGTACCAGCCGATGACTATACTGACCCGGCTCCTGCAACGACGTTTGCCCACTTGGATGCAACGACGAACCTTGAGCGCCGTCTCTCTGAGATGGGTATCTATCCTGCCGTGGATCCACTTGCATCGACATCACGTGCCCTTTCACCGGAAATCGTCGGCGAAGAGCATTACGGTATCGCTCGTCAAGTTCAGGAAACACTTCAGCGTTACAAAGAACTTCAAGATATCATCGCGATCCTCGGTATGGACGAGTTGTCTGAAGAAGACAAGTTGACTGTACACCGTGCGCGTCGTATCCAGTTCTTCTTGTCGCAGAACTTCCACGTAGCTGAGCAGTTCACAGGACAAAAAGGATCGTACGTCCCAGTTAAGGACACGATCCGCGGCTTCAAAGAAATCCTCGATGGGAAACACGATGATTTAACGGAAGAAGCATTCCGTCTCGTCGGTCCGATCGAAGATGCGATTGAAAAAGCGAAGACGCTTGTCTAA
- the wecB gene encoding non-hydrolyzing UDP-N-acetylglucosamine 2-epimerase, with product MPIKVMPIFGTRPEAIKMAPLVNVLKNNPAFDVHVTITAQHREMLDQVLELFQITPDHDLNIMKARQTLVDITTRGLEGLDAVMKDVRPDLVLVHGDTTTTFVGSLAAYYNQIAVGHVEAGLRTYNKYSPFPEEVNRQLTSTLADLHFAPTEQAAANLASENRHAGVFVTGNTAIDALQTTVQPDYVHPVLEQIGSKRLVLMTAHRRENLGAKMHQMFRAIRRLVDDHPDIHVVYPVHLNPVVQEAASEVFGGHDRITLIPPLDVFDFHNFASRAHLILTDSGGVQEEAPSLGVPVLVLRDTTERPEGVKAGTLKLAGTDEETIYRLASELLEDEVAYKKMAQASNPYGDGHASERIAAAILEHFNQDAAFEPFKVEN from the coding sequence ATGCCCATCAAAGTCATGCCGATTTTCGGCACAAGACCGGAAGCCATCAAAATGGCACCGCTCGTCAACGTCTTAAAGAACAATCCTGCATTTGATGTCCATGTCACGATTACGGCCCAACACCGGGAAATGCTTGATCAAGTCTTGGAGCTGTTCCAGATTACACCCGATCACGATTTGAACATCATGAAAGCGCGGCAGACCTTGGTCGACATCACGACACGTGGCCTCGAAGGACTCGACGCCGTCATGAAGGACGTCCGACCGGATCTTGTCCTTGTCCATGGTGACACGACGACGACGTTCGTCGGCAGCCTTGCTGCCTACTACAATCAAATTGCCGTGGGTCATGTCGAGGCCGGACTTCGGACCTACAATAAGTACTCACCGTTTCCGGAAGAAGTGAACCGGCAATTGACCTCGACGCTGGCCGATCTGCATTTTGCGCCGACCGAACAGGCAGCAGCGAATCTGGCGTCGGAAAACAGACACGCAGGCGTTTTCGTGACCGGCAACACGGCAATCGATGCCTTGCAAACGACGGTCCAACCGGATTATGTCCATCCCGTTCTCGAACAGATTGGTTCGAAACGGCTCGTCCTGATGACGGCGCACCGGCGGGAAAATTTAGGTGCGAAGATGCATCAGATGTTCCGGGCCATTCGGCGTCTCGTCGACGACCATCCGGACATTCATGTCGTCTATCCGGTCCACTTGAATCCTGTCGTTCAGGAAGCAGCGAGTGAGGTATTCGGAGGACACGACCGCATCACCTTGATTCCACCGCTCGACGTCTTTGACTTCCATAACTTCGCGAGCCGGGCCCATCTCATCTTGACGGATTCCGGCGGCGTTCAGGAAGAAGCCCCGTCACTCGGTGTGCCGGTCCTTGTCTTACGCGACACGACGGAACGTCCGGAAGGCGTCAAAGCGGGAACGTTGAAGCTGGCCGGAACGGATGAAGAAACAATCTATCGTCTGGCGAGTGAATTGCTCGAAGACGAAGTCGCGTATAAGAAGATGGCCCAGGCCTCGAATCCGTATGGAGATGGTCATGCCTCAGAGCGGATTGCGGCGGCGATTTTAGAACATTTTAATCAGGATGCGGCGTTTGAGCCGTTTAAAGTCGAAAACTGA
- the atpE gene encoding F0F1 ATP synthase subunit C has translation MELIATAIIIGLGALGAGIGNGLIVNGTVLGQARQPELKNELRQTMFIGIGLVEALPIIGVAVGFLLLNS, from the coding sequence ATGGAACTTATTGCAACAGCGATCATCATCGGACTCGGCGCACTCGGCGCAGGTATCGGTAACGGTCTTATCGTAAACGGTACAGTATTAGGACAAGCACGTCAGCCAGAACTCAAAAACGAACTTCGTCAAACAATGTTCATCGGTATCGGTCTCGTTGAGGCACTTCCAATCATCGGTGTAGCGGTCGGTTTCCTTCTCCTCAACTCTTAA
- the murA gene encoding UDP-N-acetylglucosamine 1-carboxyvinyltransferase: MEKIVVRGGRKLAGTVKVEGAKNAVLKTLVATLLASEGTSVLQNVPRLADVYTINNVLRNLNAEVTFDAEANTVSVNAEAELKDEAPLEYVRKMRASILVMGPLLARLGRARVAMPGGCAIGSRPIDLHLKGFEAMGAKTIIGNGFVEAHVDGRLQGAKIYLDFPSVGATENIMMAATLAEGTTVIENVAKEPEIVDLANFLNAMGAKVRGAGTETIRIEGVEKLHGGNHYVIPDRIEAGTFMIAAAITEGDVEVIGAEREHLRPLISKMEEMGVKISDTEEGLRVIGPKKLVAIDVKTMPHPGFPTDVQAQMMALVLKAEGTSVITETVFENRFMHVEEFRRMNADIKIEGRSSIITGGIQLQGAEVLSTDLRSGAALVTAGLIAEGETRVGALHHIDRGYVDFHLKLQALGADVERITEETVAIEETAAAKL, translated from the coding sequence ATGGAAAAAATCGTTGTCCGTGGCGGACGTAAATTAGCTGGAACGGTAAAAGTAGAAGGTGCAAAAAACGCAGTCTTGAAAACATTGGTCGCAACATTGCTTGCTTCAGAAGGTACATCGGTCCTTCAAAACGTTCCCCGTTTAGCAGACGTGTATACAATCAACAACGTCTTACGGAACTTGAACGCAGAAGTCACATTCGATGCCGAAGCAAACACAGTCTCGGTCAATGCAGAAGCAGAATTGAAAGACGAAGCACCACTTGAATACGTTCGGAAGATGCGTGCGTCCATTCTTGTCATGGGACCACTCCTTGCGCGTCTCGGTCGTGCGCGTGTCGCAATGCCGGGCGGCTGTGCGATTGGTTCACGTCCAATCGATCTTCACTTAAAAGGATTCGAAGCGATGGGCGCAAAAACAATCATCGGTAACGGATTCGTTGAAGCACACGTCGACGGTCGTCTGCAAGGTGCAAAAATCTACCTCGACTTCCCGTCAGTCGGTGCGACAGAAAACATCATGATGGCAGCGACACTTGCTGAAGGTACGACAGTCATCGAAAACGTCGCGAAAGAACCGGAAATCGTCGATCTCGCAAACTTCCTGAACGCAATGGGCGCAAAAGTCCGTGGTGCGGGTACAGAGACGATTCGCATCGAAGGTGTCGAAAAACTTCATGGCGGCAACCATTATGTCATTCCAGACCGGATTGAAGCCGGTACATTCATGATTGCAGCTGCAATCACGGAAGGTGACGTTGAGGTCATCGGTGCTGAGCGTGAACACCTTCGTCCATTGATTTCGAAAATGGAAGAGATGGGTGTTAAAATCTCAGACACAGAAGAAGGACTTCGTGTCATTGGACCGAAGAAACTCGTTGCGATTGACGTCAAGACGATGCCACACCCTGGTTTCCCGACAGACGTTCAAGCGCAAATGATGGCATTGGTCTTAAAAGCAGAAGGAACTTCTGTCATCACGGAAACAGTCTTCGAAAACCGTTTCATGCACGTCGAAGAATTCCGTCGCATGAACGCTGATATCAAAATCGAAGGACGTTCATCAATCATCACAGGCGGCATCCAGCTTCAAGGCGCAGAAGTCCTTTCAACGGACCTACGTTCAGGGGCAGCACTTGTCACAGCAGGATTGATTGCTGAAGGCGAAACACGTGTCGGTGCATTACATCACATCGATCGCGGATATGTCGATTTCCATCTTAAATTACAAGCACTCGGCGCAGATGTCGAGCGTATCACGGAAGAAACTGTTGCCATCGAAGAGACGGCAGCGGCGAAGCTTTAA